CAACAGCCCTGGCATGCTGCACATTTACAAAATGATACGGCAGGTGGCAAAAACAAAAACCAATATTTTGATTACCGGTGAAAGTGGAACCGGCAAAGAGCTGATCGCAAACGCGATACACCAGGAAAGTGACCGCAGTGAAATGCCCTTTGTAGTGATCACCTGCGGTGGTATACCGGAAAATTTAATAGAAAGTGAGCTTTTCGGCCACAAAAAAGGCGCTTTTACCGGGGCAACCACTGATAAAAAAGGCCTTTTCGAAATAGCAGACAAAGGGACCATTTTTCTCGATGAGATCGGAGAAATCAGCCTTTCATTGCAGGTAAAGCTGCTCAGGGTGGTACAGGAAAAAGTGTTCAAGGCAGTGGGGAGCAATGATAATATTTCAGTGGACGTAAGAATTATATCGGCAACCAACAAAGAACTGGAGAATGAGGTCATCGCCGGAAGTTTCCGGGAAGATCTTTTCTACCGTCTGAACGTGATAGAGATTAAGGTGCCTCCGCTTCGGGAAAGAAAGAGCGATCTTAAAGCACTTGCCCAGCATTTTCTGGATAAATATTCCCGTGAAATGGGAAAAGAAGTCACCAAAGTGTCATCCTATGCCATAGAGCTTTTAAAAAAATACGACTTTCCGGGAAATATCAGGGAGCTTGAAAACTTACTGGAGCGAAGTGTTGCTCTTACCAGCACCAATATTCTGTTGCCCGACAGCCTGACACTTTCCATCCATAAACGCAGGTGGATTGAGGGAATTGAA
Above is a window of Thermodesulfobacteriota bacterium DNA encoding:
- a CDS encoding sigma-54 dependent transcriptional regulator; translated protein: MNDNKKSHILVVDDELSMRELLEFMLTKEGYSVSCAESGLRAIDMLEKERYDLMLCDIRLGDITGLDVLRASKKKNPATIVIMISAYTTAETAVEAMNEGAYDYVPKPFDNEELKQTIANALDLKTLEHEKKILDDELKENLHFGKIVGNSPGMLHIYKMIRQVAKTKTNILITGESGTGKELIANAIHQESDRSEMPFVVITCGGIPENLIESELFGHKKGAFTGATTDKKGLFEIADKGTIFLDEIGEISLSLQVKLLRVVQEKVFKAVGSNDNISVDVRIISATNKELENEVIAGSFREDLFYRLNVIEIKVPPLRERKSDLKALAQHFLDKYSREMGKEVTKVSSYAIELLKKYDFPGNIRELENLLERSVALTSTNILLPDSLTLSIHKRRWIEGIENRRFDLDEVENGVSLDTVIEEIERAYIQKALKCKNGDKKKAADLLDISTRSMRYRLEKLGIEK